The following DNA comes from Candidatus Nitrosotalea okcheonensis.
AAAACATGGTGGAACAATCAACATAAGCACTCAGACTGGAAAGGGAACTACATTCACCATAAAACTGCCAAAATTCCAACCACTCAAGACTCCCATTCATAGTGGATCATATTGAGGTTTTTTTGGATTACATTTGGAAAAAGAAGAAAATTGTACTAAGGCTTTCCTATTCGGAAGACATTAGTACCACATTTTGGGCACACGCCCTTGACCGCAGGTCGTCCGTTCTTTAGCTTAACTTCCTTTGGGTTTGAGATGTCGACTTTTTTTCTGCATTTTACGCAGTATGCTTGAGTCATTTCAACTTCTTACGAATGAAGTGGTATATAGCAAGACGCTGTAAAAATTATTTCACTATACACTAGAGGGTGTTAAATTTTTACATGGTCTAATTCAGATCATAGATCTAGTTTTTACATAAAAATATATGTTTTTATGATATTTCTTACGAGTAAGGGATTCAACGCCATGAAATTAACAAATTGACCAGAAGAATAATCAAATTGTTAAATGTAGGTATGTTTTTAAAAGCCACAAAAAAGACTCAACTGAATGGCAACTAAAAAAGGCCTCATCATTACTGTTATGATACTAGCAGTCATTTCAGGAGCAAGTTTTGTGGTATGGTTTCTCCCACAAAACCATGGATCCTCGTTTGTGGTTTCAGACTACAAAAGCGAGTTGAACAGTGTGAGAGACAGACATTTGCTCATCGTTACGGATATGAAATCAAACCTAAATGGATTGTTAAACAAGACAGTGTCTCCTGATAATTTTACAAGCCATGCCCAAATCTCATCATCTCAGATTACCTCATTGATAACTGAGGTAGTGGAGAGTAACCCACCGGCAGAGTGGAAACACAGCTATGGAGCATATTACGAATCCCTCAAAAAGTATAACGATTACCTAGCTGAGACAATATCTCTTGCAAACAAGATCAAGGGAAAAGCACCCTCAAGCGATATCAGTGACGAGATGTCAAAGCTTGATTCTCTCAAGAAAGAGTCAGACTCTTTAGCATCAGAGTCAAATCAAACTCGTCCATAAAATTGTCAGAAAATACACGATTAACATAAGACATCTTGAAATATTTGTAAAATCGGTAGAAACTACATTAATTAATAGGAAATGCTATTTTCGTCTATACCATGTCAATAAAAGAAGCCAGTTTGCAAAGCGGGACAACAGAAACAAAGACTAGTCGGCTATTGGTAATTTGTGTTGACAGAGATGATGATATCGGAAGCAAGGCAGGTGTTATTACCCCAGTAGTGGGACGTAACGCATGCATAGAAGCAGCCCAACGACTAGCACTAGAAGATCCAGAAGATGCAGACTCTAATTCAATTTTTGCCGCTGTGAAAACATTTGAGGATTTGACAAGCAAGGGATACCAAGCAGAGGTTGCACTTGTTTCAGGTACACAACATAAAGGGGTACAAGGAGATGAAAAAATTGTTTCCCAAGTAAAGGCAATTACAATGAAATTTGCGGCAAATGGTGCAGTCATAGTATCAGATGGAGAGGATGATGAAAGTGTCATACCAATAATTCAAAATGTTTTGCCTATAGTTTCTGTAAAAAGAGTAGTAATGCGGGCAAGCAGATCAGTTGAATATTCTTATGCTGTTTTAGGAAGATATCTCAAGACAATTGCGTTTGATTCAAAATATTCAAAATTCTTTTTAGGCGTTCCCGGAATGCTTTTGCTAATAGGAGGAGTAGCAACTGTTTTTGGTCTAACCCGAGAAATATTTGCAGTCCTAGTAAGCATTTTGGGAGGAGCATTTCTAATAAGAGCATTCGATGTTGACAGAGCTTGGACAAATTGGAACAAGCCTACACCTGGAGGGTTCATACGAACATTTACGCTAGTGGCAGGAATTGTAATGATTCTTGCATCACTTACAGCAGGCATTGGCTCTGCAGTACCTGGCATCACTACAAAACCTGATAGCATTTTGAAACTAGTTTTGAATCAACAAACAACTGGACTATTCATATCAGGAATGTTGCCTTTCCTTTGGATGGGAATAGGATGTATTTTTGGAGGCTCGCTGTTAAGTAGTTGGTTCAAGGGAAGCATCAGATCAATTACAGACGTACTACGACTTATCGTACTAGTCACACTCTACCCGGTTGTTTCCCAATTTACTACAATCATGGTAAAAGGAGAGAGTCCGTTCACTCTCATTCCGCCGTTACTAATTGGTCTTGCAGTAATACTGATATCAGCATCCTTACTCTTCCATAAATATAGAAAGAAGAAGGGTGGCGAAGTACTATCAGAATAAAAGATAAAGTTCTCAACTTGGGTGGTTTGTACAGACTATACTCTAGAAGATTAGAAAACGATATTCAGAGTGGAGAAATGCCAAAACATGTTGCCATAATACTCGATGGAAATAGGAGGTGGGCAAAACGTAATCTTATCATGAAGATAGATGGTCATTTCAGAGGTGCGGACGCAGTAGAAAAATTACTAGATTGGTGTGAAGAGCTAAATATCAAAATAATCACCTTGTATGTGTTATCAGCAGAAAATCTTAACAGAAAAGACGATGAATTAGACTATCTCTATGATTTGATAAATAAGAGACTATACAAGCTATACAATGATCCAAGGATACACAAAAACCGCATGAAGGTAAAGGCTATTGGCAGCATGGAGTTGTTACCAGACTTTCTAAGAGACATTCTCAACAAACTTGAGGAAACTACAAAAGATTACGATGATCATTATCTAAATATTGCAATAGCTTATGGAGGACAAAATGAACTCGTTGATGCAATCAAAAAGATTGGCTCTAGGATCAAGGATGGTTCTCTTGACATCAATCAAATAGACAAAGAAGTAATCGAGTCTAGTCTTTATACCTCACACCTGCCGCAATCGTCTCCAGACATGATATTGAGAACATCGGGTGAAAAACGGTTGAGTGGTTTTCTGCTTTGGCAGAGTGCATACAGTGAGCTTGTCTTTATGGATGTATATTGGCCAGAATTTAGAAAAATAGATCTCATGCGTGCAATTAGGACTTTTCAGAAAAGAGGCCGTAGGCTTGGAAAATAGAAATACTAGATGTAAGAAACTCCTTGTGTAAATGTTGGAAGAAAGATCTGCAGGCACTGTTATTTATCGCCAATCACCCCAAGGCAAGCTGTATTTGTTGCTAAACTACCCCTCAGGTCATTGGGATTTTGTCAAGGGAAATATTGAGAAAGGTGAAACTTTCAAGCAAACTGTTCTCAGAGAAATAAGAGAGGAAACCGGAATAGAAGACATTACATTTGTAGACGGGTTTGA
Coding sequences within:
- a CDS encoding DUF5679 domain-containing protein; the encoded protein is MTQAYCVKCRKKVDISNPKEVKLKNGRPAVKGVCPKCGTNVFRIGKP
- a CDS encoding DUF373 family protein, which encodes MSIKEASLQSGTTETKTSRLLVICVDRDDDIGSKAGVITPVVGRNACIEAAQRLALEDPEDADSNSIFAAVKTFEDLTSKGYQAEVALVSGTQHKGVQGDEKIVSQVKAITMKFAANGAVIVSDGEDDESVIPIIQNVLPIVSVKRVVMRASRSVEYSYAVLGRYLKTIAFDSKYSKFFLGVPGMLLLIGGVATVFGLTREIFAVLVSILGGAFLIRAFDVDRAWTNWNKPTPGGFIRTFTLVAGIVMILASLTAGIGSAVPGITTKPDSILKLVLNQQTTGLFISGMLPFLWMGIGCIFGGSLLSSWFKGSIRSITDVLRLIVLVTLYPVVSQFTTIMVKGESPFTLIPPLLIGLAVILISASLLFHKYRKKKGGEVLSE
- the uppS gene encoding polyprenyl diphosphate synthase, with product MPKHVAIILDGNRRWAKRNLIMKIDGHFRGADAVEKLLDWCEELNIKIITLYVLSAENLNRKDDELDYLYDLINKRLYKLYNDPRIHKNRMKVKAIGSMELLPDFLRDILNKLEETTKDYDDHYLNIAIAYGGQNELVDAIKKIGSRIKDGSLDINQIDKEVIESSLYTSHLPQSSPDMILRTSGEKRLSGFLLWQSAYSELVFMDVYWPEFRKIDLMRAIRTFQKRGRRLGK
- a CDS encoding bis(5'-nucleosyl)-tetraphosphatase; amino-acid sequence: MLEERSAGTVIYRQSPQGKLYLLLNYPSGHWDFVKGNIEKGETFKQTVLREIREETGIEDITFVDGFEDKVEYHYQRDGQVIHKEVIFFLANTKTSKVVLSHEHRDYTWLNFNDALEKLTYKTAQNIFKKIKDL